In Chitinispirillales bacterium ANBcel5, a single genomic region encodes these proteins:
- the tilS gene encoding tRNA lysidine(34) synthetase TilS yields the protein MMESSNGFYPPNNLEFNSPEDVVLDFCKNNLKTDFSILLCVSGGADSVALYHLFKNLKHHLSCSKMAVAHVNHGLRAEESDEDEQFVKMMVTGEELYIKRLKHKRPGESGIEEWARKERYKFFTQLKQKHRFDYIATAHTADDQAETVLMRIMRGSGIRGLRSILPVRNDGVIRPLLNVKRAMLIEWLSSTSLAFRTDSSNYDISFKRNWLRQEVLPVIKKRESQVIEHLCGFAQTMREINSLVEENINIWIQSHVIAFGTDCIHVSKKGFEKPVVASNAMVVLFEKFGIPVQRDHIQRVLDTAQKKSGEEFLLPGHWLCYADRHNVVLCPKNDTFQPFSCVLKSAGHTECKEGGAVFEVRSLPLPGENPPSDNKTVWLNVQDQYMPLIYRTIVSDDRFWPLGATKETKLADFLAKQGILKRERKRIGVVTTCKGEVVWVPGVRISEKFRVKPGCRKIIFVSFKSILSEKLQ from the coding sequence ATGATGGAATCTAGTAATGGCTTTTACCCTCCTAATAATCTGGAATTCAACTCGCCTGAAGACGTTGTACTTGATTTTTGTAAAAATAATTTAAAAACTGATTTTTCTATTTTACTCTGTGTCAGCGGCGGGGCTGATTCTGTAGCTTTATATCATCTGTTTAAAAACCTTAAACATCATCTATCATGTTCAAAAATGGCTGTAGCTCACGTAAATCATGGACTTAGGGCTGAAGAGTCTGATGAGGATGAGCAATTTGTCAAAATGATGGTTACGGGTGAAGAGCTTTATATAAAAAGACTAAAACATAAACGCCCGGGAGAGAGCGGCATAGAGGAATGGGCCCGAAAAGAACGGTATAAGTTTTTTACCCAATTGAAGCAAAAACACAGATTCGACTACATCGCTACCGCTCACACTGCTGATGATCAGGCTGAAACGGTATTAATGCGTATTATGCGGGGTTCTGGAATCAGAGGACTCAGGTCTATACTGCCTGTTCGTAATGATGGGGTCATAAGGCCGCTTTTAAATGTGAAAAGAGCGATGCTGATTGAGTGGCTTAGCAGCACTTCATTAGCTTTTAGAACCGATTCATCAAACTACGACATCTCTTTTAAACGTAACTGGCTCAGACAAGAAGTGTTGCCGGTGATTAAAAAAAGGGAGTCACAAGTCATCGAACACCTCTGTGGCTTTGCCCAGACAATGAGAGAAATTAACTCTTTGGTCGAGGAAAATATCAATATATGGATACAATCTCACGTAATAGCTTTCGGTACAGATTGTATTCATGTAAGCAAAAAAGGGTTTGAAAAACCGGTGGTAGCTTCTAACGCCATGGTGGTACTTTTTGAAAAGTTTGGTATCCCTGTACAAAGAGATCATATTCAAAGAGTACTCGATACTGCTCAGAAAAAAAGCGGGGAAGAGTTTCTGCTGCCTGGTCATTGGCTGTGCTATGCAGACAGACACAATGTGGTGCTGTGTCCCAAAAACGATACGTTTCAACCCTTTAGTTGTGTACTTAAATCAGCCGGGCACACAGAATGTAAAGAGGGTGGGGCAGTATTTGAGGTGCGCAGTTTACCCTTACCCGGGGAAAATCCACCTTCAGACAATAAAACTGTATGGCTCAACGTACAAGACCAGTACATGCCACTGATTTATAGAACCATTGTCTCGGATGATAGGTTTTGGCCACTGGGGGCCACCAAAGAGACAAAACTAGCCGATTTTTTAGCCAAACAGGGTATTTTAAAGAGAGAAAGGAAAAGAATCGGAGTGGTAACAACCTGCAAAGGTGAGGTGGTTTGGGTGCCGGGGGTAAGAATTTCGGAGAAATTTCGTGTAAAACCTGGTTGCAGAAAAATAATCTTTGTCAGCTTTAAATCGATTCTCAGTGAAAAACTGCAATAA
- a CDS encoding PBP1A family penicillin-binding protein, which translates to MEKKSTNVQGKPVIILVLVLVILFSFAGASGAWFLYRLYESLPTHTQLHYIQQPLVSKVFARDGSLLHEFSTERRYWVSLDEVPLELQQAVLAIEDRKYYDHWGIDIHRIFGAIVGNIVHKRYAQGASTLTQQLARNLYLTSETTMLRKVREALTAIQLEQRFTKEEILELYLNQVYLGAGVYGVQAASEQYFSKDVSEINLNEAATLAGIIQLPERFRPDREANLERVTRRRNTVLSSMVVTGAIDGQTAAQAIEQPIVANPRERPTPLGSYFVEMVRRYVAGRYGDDALFNGGLKIHTTLDPVAQDSTEKAVTARIEVLQARLNRKFLDSTRVYREMGISRDEFLADFDSIYAANSEQLASFPDSLRLRRAQASVVSLDVTTGQILTLVGGRDFQESRFNRAIQARRQPGSAFKPFVFTAAFDEGYNPASVLLDQPITLETPEGEWRPENYDRTFRGPITLREAMASSVNLVAIQLFNSIGAHRVIEYARRMGLKHTMNPVPSLAIGACEVTPMEITSAYSIYANAGVQAEPYFVTKILDNNNRVLEENAANTTEVITPETAYLMSNLMQTVVCCGTGAAIRREGFTRPASGKTGTTNRYSDAWFVGFTPQIVTGVWAGIDERRSMGRGVTGGHAAIPIWVSTMSALHRDLPVTNFQRPQGVKSETICNESHLIATNNCPETSQEVLLSTQELDTCALHTNVRQRRDGSMIDLLGPPRRSREKDRDRSFMF; encoded by the coding sequence GTGGAGAAGAAGAGTACCAATGTACAGGGAAAGCCGGTGATTATACTGGTTTTGGTGCTCGTAATACTATTTTCATTTGCAGGTGCTTCAGGTGCCTGGTTTTTGTACCGGTTGTATGAGTCACTTCCTACTCATACTCAGCTTCATTATATTCAGCAGCCCCTTGTGTCCAAAGTTTTTGCCCGTGATGGCAGTTTGCTTCATGAATTCAGCACAGAGCGACGGTACTGGGTATCACTTGATGAGGTACCGCTTGAGCTTCAGCAGGCAGTACTGGCCATTGAGGACCGCAAATATTATGATCACTGGGGAATCGATATACATCGAATATTTGGAGCGATAGTGGGAAATATCGTGCATAAACGGTACGCACAGGGTGCCTCAACCCTAACTCAGCAACTTGCCCGAAACCTCTATCTTACCTCTGAAACTACAATGCTACGGAAGGTAAGAGAAGCCCTTACTGCTATTCAGCTTGAACAGCGTTTCACCAAAGAGGAGATTCTTGAGCTTTATCTCAATCAGGTCTATTTGGGTGCCGGGGTGTATGGGGTGCAGGCTGCCAGCGAGCAGTATTTCAGTAAGGATGTCTCTGAGATAAATCTAAATGAGGCGGCTACTTTAGCCGGTATCATTCAGCTCCCTGAACGTTTTAGGCCGGATAGAGAGGCAAATCTTGAACGGGTAACCAGACGAAGAAATACCGTTCTTAGCTCAATGGTCGTAACCGGTGCTATTGACGGCCAAACAGCAGCACAAGCAATTGAGCAACCAATCGTAGCAAATCCACGGGAGCGACCAACGCCTCTTGGGTCCTACTTTGTAGAGATGGTGCGCAGGTATGTTGCCGGGCGCTACGGTGACGATGCACTTTTCAATGGTGGTCTAAAAATTCATACCACCCTTGATCCGGTAGCACAGGATTCCACAGAAAAGGCCGTTACTGCCAGAATCGAAGTGTTGCAGGCTCGACTCAACAGGAAGTTTCTTGATAGTACCCGCGTGTACAGGGAGATGGGTATTTCAAGAGATGAGTTTTTAGCTGATTTTGATTCTATTTATGCTGCTAACAGTGAACAGCTCGCTTCATTCCCCGATTCGTTGAGGCTAAGAAGAGCACAGGCTTCGGTTGTGTCACTGGATGTAACTACCGGCCAAATTCTTACCCTCGTAGGGGGACGGGATTTTCAGGAAAGCAGATTTAACAGGGCAATACAGGCTCGCCGTCAGCCAGGTTCTGCTTTTAAGCCTTTTGTTTTTACCGCTGCTTTTGATGAAGGGTACAATCCTGCCAGTGTGCTTTTAGATCAACCAATCACTCTTGAAACTCCGGAAGGCGAATGGAGGCCTGAAAACTATGACCGAACATTCAGAGGACCAATCACCCTTCGGGAAGCTATGGCAAGTTCTGTTAATTTGGTTGCAATTCAGCTCTTTAACAGCATAGGCGCCCATCGCGTTATAGAATATGCACGGCGTATGGGACTAAAACATACAATGAATCCTGTACCATCTCTGGCAATTGGTGCCTGCGAAGTTACACCGATGGAGATTACAAGCGCTTACTCTATCTATGCCAATGCCGGTGTGCAGGCAGAACCTTATTTTGTTACTAAAATATTGGATAATAATAACAGAGTTTTAGAAGAGAACGCTGCCAATACCACCGAAGTGATAACTCCTGAAACCGCTTATCTTATGAGTAATTTGATGCAAACGGTGGTTTGTTGCGGAACAGGGGCTGCCATACGGCGAGAGGGATTTACCAGGCCGGCTTCGGGTAAAACCGGAACCACCAACAGATACTCTGATGCCTGGTTTGTTGGTTTTACCCCCCAGATTGTAACAGGAGTGTGGGCTGGAATAGATGAGAGGCGTTCAATGGGCAGGGGGGTTACCGGTGGCCACGCAGCCATACCAATATGGGTGAGCACAATGAGTGCCCTGCATCGAGATTTACCGGTCACCAACTTTCAACGGCCTCAGGGGGTTAAATCTGAAACAATTTGTAATGAATCACATCTTATAGCAACAAACAATTGCCCCGAAACATCTCAGGAAGTCTTGCTTAGTACACAGGAACTGGATACCTGTGCACTGCATACCAATGTCAGACAGCGACGTGATGGCAGTATGATTGATCTTCTGGGGCCTCCCAGACGTTCAAGAGAAAAAGACAGAGATCGTTCCTTTATGTTCTAA